A segment of the Longimicrobiales bacterium genome:
GAAAGTCTCGGGATCGAGCCTCCGGGTCATCTCTCGCTCAGCGCCTTCGCGACGGCATAGCCGGTCAAAGCAACGACGCCCATGAGCCAACATTTCGGTCCACAATTCGTTAGATGAGCCTCCACTCCCTTCAAACGGGAGATGGCATTGGTAGCCGTATTGCCCGCAGTCGTACTCCTAGTCGTCGTGATAGCCCGCCACGTGAACAGGACGCAATCGCAGCACGACATCGAGGAGTACGGCCCTGAACGCTCCGTTACTCTGGAGCGGCTTTTCTTGGCCTAGCCCTGCCCTCGGTGCTACGACTTCCGGATGGAATTGATCTCAATCAGTCCCAACGCGAGCTCGATTCAGTCTCGCGCTGAACGCGCCTCCGTGATCAACGAAGTGACGCGATCCAGAAGAGTTTCACGAACGAAAGGCTTTTCTATGACCAATCCCGGCTTCTCCAGAAATTGTGCGCTCATTGTCGGATCTTGCACGAAGCCTGACATGAAGAGAACAGGGATGTGCGGTGCGGCTTCCCCGATAACGGAAGCCAGTTCCCATCCGTCCATCCCAGGCATGACGACATCCGTCAGAAGCAGGTCGACTTCGTAATTCAGTGATCGAAAGATCTCGACGGCCGCATCAGCACTTCCCGCCGCATGCACCTCGTAACCGCTCCGCGTGAGCATGGACGAAACGGACTTCAGTACCATCGCGGTGTCGTCGACGACCACGATCACGGCAGGGGAATCCGGATTGGGTGCAAGACGACCTGGAGTATCACTTACGAGTCCGCCGGCGGACTCGGGCACCCTTGCAATAACCGTCGTCCCACGACCCACCTCACTGGTGATGTCTACGGTCCCCCCGGCCTGTTGCAACAGCGTATAAACCGATGAGAGGCCAAGCCCTGTTCCCTCTCCAAGTGGCTTCGTCGTAAAGAACGGATCGAACACCTGCTTGAGATTTTCCGAATCTATTCCGACACCCTCATCCGTAACGCGCACGACAACTTCTGTACGAGAAGGGTCGACCTCAGACGGCTCCACCCCACAGAAGATGTTGATCTCGCCTCGTTCCTCCATTGCATCACGTGCATTGAGAATGAGGTTGACCAGCGCCTGCGCGAACTCCCTCGGGTCTAGGTCCGCATAGCACGGTTCGGCGCTGAGGTCGAGCACGATCTGGATATGACTCGGAAGTCCGGATCGCATCATATCCGTCGTATTTCGAACAACCTGAACCACATCGGACCTTGAGACATCTCCGGCACTCGGGCGGCTAAAGCGCAAGAGCCTACGTGTTACAGATCTAGCCCCGTCAGCCGCATCCAGTATCAGCTTCACCTGTGCCTGGTGAGGGCTACCTGGCTCAAAGGACTCCTTCAAAATTTCCGCATTACCGAGCACAGTCATCAGGACGTTGTTGAAGTCGTGGGCGATACCGCCCGCCAAATGACCGATTGCCTCCATTTTTTGCGACTGCCTCAGGGCTTCTTCGGCACGCCTCCATCCCGTTACGTCCATCAACACGGAATGCATGCACGGCCCTTCGCCATCGACGGGCATGATCACCCCGGACATGCGGAGCTGCACCTGAACCCCGTCAGGCCGGCTCATTTCGAGATCACGGGGTCGTACCCTTCCCGTGAGCTCAATCTCCTTTAGAACCTCAGCGCGCTCACTAGCATCGTGGTAGAAATCTTCGACATCCAGAACATCGGCATCGCCCAGATGGAAAAGTGAGCGCGTATATTCGTTCGCGTAGACAAGCTTCCCGTCCAAGCTGGTAACGGCGACTCCAAACTCGACGCTTGCCAGGATCTGCTCAAAACGCTCACGACCTCGCACCTCCACGAGTCGAGCCACGTCCTTCGCCTGGACCATCCCACCAAGAACCTTCATTAGTGGGGCTAACTCTGAGGGAATGTTCCTCTTTTCCTGGAGCTCGGCCCAGTCGCCGACATCCGCCTCAACCAGACGGACCTCCCGCTCAAGCATCTGGGTCAAGCGCCGATAGCCCATCGCGGTCGCCACAACCACAATAAGAACGATTAGGAGGCTCAGAAAGAAGGCCACGTAGCCTCGCTCGGCGAGAGCACCAAATGCCTGATATTGTGTGATGCCCGTGTAGACGCTCCACCCAGTGGGAGTGCTTACTTGACCCCAGTAACGTTGGGTGCCCGTCAGGTCTGGTCCTGCAGTAACAGACCTTCCCGGTTGGATCTCAACCGTTCCCCGTCTATTCTGGACTGGGACATGTGAACCAATGCGTTCACGGTCCTGCGAGCGAAAGACAACGACGCTGTTCGGGGACGCCACGGTCACAAGGGAAAGGTACTCGGCTTCCGGGAGTAGACGCTCAGACACAGCGTCAAGGTTCAGCCAGACCTGCAAGGTCAGGCCTTCGCGTGTCACAGTTTCGAGCAAGGGCACGGCGACAGGCAGCAACCAAGAGCCACCCGTGACCAGCTGCGATACGGGGCCCGTTTGCAGTCTGCCTTCCACTGGTGTCGGCCCCATCTGACTCAGCGGCGTGACCCGCGCCGGCAAGCTCCCGGCAGGGTAATCGCACAGAACGTCACCTTGCGAATCCACGACAGCGAGTCCGCTCGCATAAGCATACTTCAACTGGATCTGCTCAAGGTCAGTCGAGCACGATTCCAGATCGGAGCCACTGAGATAGTACGTGGACAAGGCGAATGCGTCGGCACTCAACTGTTCCGCGAGAACTTCAAAGAAGTTAGTGACCGTAACAGAGACAGCGTCGGTGATTCCGAGTGCGCTGCGTCGAGCGGCCTCCAGCGTCGAATAATATTGGTCGAAGCCGGCTACACCGAGCAATAAGAGCGGAGGAAATGCCACAGCAAGCGCGAGCAATCGGAGACGATTTGCGATCGAGCCAGATATGGGTGCAGCCATAATGGACTCCAGCATTTGAACTCTCTTCTTCACCGTCGAGGCGAGTCAACTGGAATAATAGCAGTAACGCTCGACTCCTGGGGCGCAGTTTCCGGCTCCAGAACATCTGTACCTTCGCACGCCATGGTCCGACAGGCGCACACCATGAGCGTCAAATGCTGGACGTACAAGGCAGGGTGATTCGGCTCATGTGGGGACTCAAGAGTCGGAAACCCTAGAGTGACGACACATGTCTGTCCGAATATTTTCGTCGCCGTCAGACCCGCTTCGGCACTTGAGTGTCACCCGGCCGGGAGGCCCGTGTCGGTAGCAACCGCTTGTTCGGCTTCCAGCGGTCCTAGTCAATCGTTCTCAGTAGAGACTCCTCAGCGAGCTCGAACAATCGGTGGACGTCAGCAAGTGTGGTGCGTGGATCGTTGTTGAAGTTCATGAGTCGATGGTCCACGACCCGGTCAGGCCACTCCGCCGCGATCACGCGCCGCACAGCCTGCATCGCCGGCTGGCGGTGTTGGTAGCGTCCCATCGCTCCAGCAGTAGCCCGAGCGAGTGCGCAATAAAGGCTGATAAGAGATGTATCGTTCTCACAATTTCGGTCATCCTCACGATCCCAACGCGCTTCTTCGTTCAGCAAGTCACGGGCTGTATGGAAAATGTCGAGATCGGTCTGCGAGGGAGGCGCCTCGATGCCTTCGTCCCAAGCGAGTCGCAGGCCTTGGTCGGAGACTGAGAGCTCGCCAAGCACATGCCAAAGGCCGGTCCGGACGATAAGCCGGGGGCCTGACGAGTATTGGTAGGTGGCGATCTCAACGGGAGTCGATCCAGTCGCACCCTCCACGGTTCCCACCCAGAGTGCGTCGCTAGCATCCGCAGGTCGCGACAGTTCGATCCGGCGTGTCACGGTCGAGAATTTACAGCTGCCGACGAACGATCCGGTGTCCCCTGCCGACAGGCTACAGGAGACAGATTGACTCGAGCCAGATGCCGGAAAGACACACAACATCGGCAGTACTAGGGCGCCCCTCGCCACCCAATGCGTGAAGTCTCTCCTCATAGTGCAACGTGTCCTCCGCTGGATGCCTGATGTCTCGTGGTTTGTGCTGCACGGCCAGCCCGTCCACAAGCGCGTAGCGGTGCCTACCCCTTCTCCAGGGGCGGCCCCACTCGCTTGTTGAGCGGAGTCTCGCTCGTGGGTTACCGACGCTCGACTCCCGCCAAGAATTCGTTCACGGCGGCATTGAACAACTCGGGTTGATCGACATTGCTCACGTGCCCAGCGTCCGGGATCACCCTTACGATGGACCCAGGTACCATGGCCTGAAACTCCCGGACCGTCTCTGGTCGGGCCTCATCATATTCGCCGACCAGGAACAGAACCGGCAGGGTTAGCTCCGGAAGCCGGTCGATTCGATCGTAGTCTCGCAGAGTGCCCGTTGAGACGAACTCCGAAGGACCCCACATGTACTCGTACAACCCTGAGTCTCCTGGTGGTCTGAGCGCGCACTCTTGAATACCCGCGTATGCATCGGGATTCCGGATGCCGAACTGACCCATGAACTCTGTGTTCGCTGCCTCAAAGGCTGCAGTCGCGAAGTCTCCAGAATCCACGGCAGCACGGACCGCGGCCTGAGCCTCAACCGAGAGTTCCGCCACCAGGTCATTCGCATCTCGAAGCCAACGATCCGTTCCGACCAGTGGGCCCACTAGAGTGACTGACAGCACTCCGGTTGGTGAGGCTGTGAGCAGGTATTCCAAGGCGACGGTGGCACCCCAAGAATGGCCCAAAATATGAAGCTCCTCCAACCCGAGTTCGGCGCGAAGAGCTGTAACCTCCTCAACGAACCTCGGAAGAACCGCGTAGCGCTCCAAGTCGGTTATCCGCTCTGAGTGACCTGTCCCCAATTGGTCGTACATGATGACCGGCCGTTCCTCGGCCATGCCAGTCAACGTCGAGGGATAGATGCAACTGGAACTCCCCGGACCGCCGTGAATGACCAGCACAGGCACCCCGGCTCCGTCGCCCATGACGCGGAATGCGATTCGTCCACCCGTGACGTCGACGAACCCATCGTCGGGCAGCCCTGCGGGTGGGCCACAGCCAGCCGAGTACAGGGCGACCGCAAGGAACGTCCCACACGCAGCAAATTTTCTTCGGTGCTTCACTATGCCTCCTGACTGAGCCGAACGTCTTTCGATTCTGCTGCACGGGCGACCTCGTGACAAAGCACAAGAGCCACCTGACCTGCCGCCTACGCAACCCGTGTCAGTAACAATCGCTCGTCACATAGCGCGGTTACCCCGTCACGCGCTCTGCGATTTTTTCGGGGACTGTGCCGGCGCACCCGAATGGCTGTCGGGATCTGACCCAATAGTCTGAGCCCGCGGCTCAGGGGACGCTCCAATAGGCCGGCACGGCATCCCCCTGACACACGCTGTTCGTGATGTCTGGCCCCGATCGAACAACGTGCATCCGCCCGAATTCCTCCATGCAAAAAGTGTCCTGATTGCAAAAGGTTGGTGGCTCTGGGCCGGACTCTTACTTGCCCGCCACCGGGCCCACTCGGATGTTGCACACCCTCGCGATCGCCTTGAAGGCACTCTGCGTAGTGATGTGGACCCGCCCGACGCCCGTCCCACCCTGCACCTGTCCTGTCTGTCGGCTCTGCCCACCGTGTCCCCATAACACCGCATCTCATGTCCAACCTCGCTCTAAAGCCGCTCCGGCCCACGACTCCGATGACCTGCAAGGTCGTGTCCGCCGCTCTCCTGGGGGTGATCTTCTCCTCTCCACTGCTTGCGCAGGATCTTCGTCCGATCGAGCCGACCGACATGTTTCTGACTCGCTCGGTAGGAGCACCAGTGGTCAGCCCGGAGGGCGACTGGATTGCATATACGGTCTCGCGCACATCGCTCGAAGAAGAGCGGGCCTTCACTCGCATTTTCATGTCGCCTTCAACAGGAGGAGAAGCGGTCGGACTGACGGCTCCGGGCAAGTCTGCCGGCTCGCCGGGCTGGAGCCCGGATGGCCGCTACTTCTCGTTCACCGCATCTCGTGACGAGGGTGAGACGCAGGTCTGGGCGCTCGACCGACGAGGTGGTGAGGGGTTCCCGCTCACCGATGTCTCACAAGGCATCTCCGGCTACCGCTGGTCTCCGGACGGCACCCGGCTACTGCTAACGGTACGCGACAAAGAAGACGAAAAGGAAGATGAAAAGGCGAACGCACCCCAGGAACCGTGGGTGATTGACCGCCTGCAGTTCAAGCGCGACAACACAGGGTATCTCACAGGCAACCGGCACACACACCTGTACGTCTACGACCTCGAGACCAAAACCCTGCGGCAACTCACTACCGGGCCCTGGGATGAATCTCTGGGTGTCTGGAGCCCCGACGGCACCCAAATCGCGTTCACCTCTAACCGGACGGACGAGCCGGACGCGAATGAAAACTCCGACGTGTGGACCGTGTCGGCAGATCTTTCTGAACCAACCGATTCGCCGACCCGGGTGACGACCAATCTGGGCTCGGACGGATCTCCGGCGTGGAGCCCCGATGGGCGTTGGCTCACCTACACGACCGGCGTTCGTCCCGACCTGATCTGGTACGCAACCACGCACCTCGCGGTGATCTCTTCAAACGGCGGTGAGGCTCGATTGCTGACGACTGCGCTCGATCGGAACGTGAGCCAGCCCCGCTTCTCCGCGAACGGCGAATGGATCTGGTTCCGACTCGAGGACTCCGGAGAAAATCACATCGCACGGATCCGACCCGACGGGTCAGGCCTGGAGCGACCGATCTCGGGCCCTCTCAGCGCGGGTGCGTTCGACTGGGCGGGTGAGACTTTCGCCGCATCCGTCAGCTATCTGGACCGGCCTGGGGAAATCTATCGAGCCGCGACCCTCGGCTCCGGGGACTGGATCTCTGGCACGGCGCCCGGTGAGACCGCGGCGCTGGATCCAGTGACCACGCACAATTCAGATTTTCTTTCCACGGTCCGCATCGCGGAGACCCGTACCATTCAGTTTCAGTCCGCCGACGGAACCGAAGTCGAGGGCTTCGTGACCTTTCCCCCGGACTTCGCCGAAGGACGTCGGTACCCGACTCTGCTTCGCATCCACGGCGGTCCGGTATCGCAGTACAGCCATGCGTTCCAGTTCGAATCTCAACTCTTCGCGTCCAAGGGCTACCTGGTTGTCCGTGTAAATCCGCGCGGATCGTCCGGATACGGCCAGGACTTCTCGGCCCAACTATGGGCGAACTGGGGCACGCCAGACTTCCAAGACGTGATGGCCGGCGTGGACCACGTGATCTCCGAGGGCTGGGCAGATCCGGATCGCCTCGGCGTGGGCGGGTGGTCGTACGGCGGGATCCTCACGAATTACGTGATCACCCAGACCGATCGCTTCCAAGGCGCAATCACGGGTGCGAGCGAGGTGCTTTACATCTCCAACTACGGGCACGATCACTACCAGCGGCAGTGGGAGGCTGAACTGGGGCTCCCATGGGAAGACGACAACCGTGACAACTGGGAGCGACTGAGTCCGTTCAACCGGGTCGAGGACATCGAGACCCCGACCCTGGTCATGGGGGGTGAGGACGACTGGAACGTCCCCATCCTGAACTCCGAGCAGTTATACCAGGCACTACGCCGGCGTGGAATCGAGACACAGCTCGTCGTGTATCCGGGACAGAGTCATGGGATCCGCGTGCCCTCGTACCAGGTCGACCGATACGAGCGCTACCTGGCCTGGTACGACACCCACGTTCGGGGCGCCGGCCGGCCAATCAGCGACTGACGGACCCGTCCCCTGGTCAAGCCATGACCCTGCAGCTTGCCGCACACAGCCTAGGAGGGCCAGAGCCGTTCACGCTTGAAGCGTGAACATCGCCCCGAGACCCTCAGAGCCACGGCAATCGCTCTGGATGGGACAACCATGCTCGATATAGCTCTTCAATGAAGGGCCGATGGGCTGGCTATGACGCGGCCAAAGACAGACAAACGCTGCGACTTGGGTAGTGCCCGGTATGCCACCCAACTCCTCCATGGCATTCTCGCGTTCAACTTCGAACCCCATACGCCACTCGTAGGGCGTTTGCGACGCTTCCAACGCTGGCGTGTTCGCCCGGCGACCGTAGCTTAGTCACACGATTTGAATTGAAATGTTTTCACCCACGAAACGAGGTGCTGCGATGTCGCAACGCATGCAACCCTTCGCTGCCGCGGTCCTGGCGATCGCCTTGGTGTTGGCGGCTCCGTCCTTCGCGTCCGCTCAGGCAGACGGAATAAGGACGATCTCCCTGGAGATGTATCTCGATCTTGAGAGCGCATCCGACCCTCAGATCTCGCCCGATGGCTCGCAGGTCGTCTACACCCGTGGCTGGGTCGACAAGATGAACGATCGCCGCGAGTCGTCAGTCTGGATCATGAATGCCGACGGTTCGAGGGCTCGCTTCCTCGTCGACGGCTCCGGTCCAATCTGGTCTCCCGACGGGACTCGGATCGCCTACACCTCGGAAGGCGAGCCCGAAGGCAGCCAGATCTTCGTTCGCTGGATGGACGATGAAGGTGCCTCGAGCCAAATCACGCGACTGCAGAAGGCTCCTGGCGGAATCCGTTGGGCGCCCGACGGTAACACACTTTCGTTCACGATGACCATGGACGGAGAAGAGGCTTGGTCGGTGAGCCCTCCCGGCCGACCGGAGGGGTCGAACTGGACCGAACCACCGAAGGTCGTCACCCGGGCCGACTATCGTCAGGACCGTGTCGGATTCGTCGACGAAGGTTGGCGGCACATTTTCGTGGTTCCCGCAGAGGGTGGGACCGCACGGCAGCTCACGGACGGATACTGGAACCACTCGACAGGAGAATGGACGCCCGACGGAGCGGAGTTGGTGTTCTCGTCACTGCGTACCGAAGACTCCGAGCTCTCTTGGCGTCAGTCCGAGGTCTACGCGGTGAACGTCGCGAATGGCACGATCCGTCAGTTGACGACCCGGAATGGCCAGGACTCCGGTCCGATCCCGTCTCCGACGGGTGACCTGATCGCGTATCGCGGTGCCGACTTCCACACCGACACGTATCGGAATTCCGGCGTGTACGTCATGAACATGGATGGTTCGAATCCCCGCCTGATTTCGGGAGACTTCGATCGTTCCATCAATGGCATGCAGTGGGCCCACGATGGAAGCGGCCTGTACCTCACGGTCAGCGCTGAAGGGGACCGGAACATCCACTTCGTCTCGACGGGTGGTGGCGTGACTGCGCTGTCGTCGGGTAACCACATGTTCGCACTGAGTTCGTTCACAGCTGATGGACGAGCGGTCGGCACCCTCACCAGTCCACAGTTGCCGTCCGACATCGTGTCCTTCAGTCTCTCCGACCCGAACCGTCGGACGCAGCTGACACACGTGAATGACGACGTGTTCGCTGGCGTGACATTCGGCGACGTCGAAGAGATCAAGTACGAGTCGGTCGATGGCTTCGAGATCGAGGGGTGGATCGTCAAGCCGCCGGACTTCGATCCGAGCCGCAAGTACCCGATGATGCTGTCGATCCACGGTGGACCGCACGGCATGTACAACGTCGGCTTCAACTTCGCCTGGCAGGAGCATGCGGCGAACGGATACGTAGTACTCTACACAAACCCCCGTGGCAGCTCCGGGTACGGAAGTGCGTTCGGTAACTCGATCAAGAACGCGTATCCGGGCAAAGACTACGACGACCTGATGAACGGAGTCGACTTGGTCATCGACCGTGGGTACATCGATGATGAGAACATGTTCGTCTATGGCTGCTCCGGTGGTGGCGTGCTTACGTCGTGGGTGGTTGGGCACACCGATCGTTTCGCAGCCGCTTCGGCAAACTGCCCCGTGATCAACTGGCTGTCTTTCGTGGGTACGACGGACGGGATCGGATGGTATCGGAACTTCGAGAATCTCCCCTGGGACGATCCGAGTGAGCACCTACGTCGCTCGCCGCTCATGTACGTGGGGAACGTCACGACTCCTACGATGCTCATGACGGGCGTCAACGACCTTCGTACGCCGATGCCTCAGACCGAGGAGTATTTCGCGGCGCTCAAGGTCATGGGTGTAGAGACGGCGATGGTTCGCTTCAACAACGAATGGCACGGTACGTCGAGTACGCCGTCGAACTTCCTCCGTACCCAGCTCTTCCTGCGAGAGTGGTTCGCGAAGCACTCTCGCGGACGGGGCATCACGCAGGACTGATTCAGTTTCGATCCGCAGTCGGATCCGAACGGGGGCTGGGTGGCATCGCCGCCCAGCCCCTTCGTTCGTTCAGTCGCTCTTCGAGTGCCCTCATCGGGGCGCAGAGCCTAACACGGCGGCCATTCCAATCACCGTGTCGGTCACGGCAAGCCAGAGTCTCTCCCCGAAGACCCGCCGCTGGACCGCGCCCCGATCGGCGCCGGGTGCAAGTCGAATTCCGATCTCACGCTCTCGGAGTGATACCGAGTAGGCCATCACTCCCTAAATAACCACCACAGCCAAGGTGAGGCCGGGCACTCCGAATCGACCGAGTACCGTCCTGCCCTCGGCCAGATCAGTCACCGACACAGTTGCTCACGTCTCGCGACTGTGCGGCACGGCCTGCCTGCCTGCTAAAAACCCCGAAACCCTACCTGACATATCCACCCGCGAGCTCGTGCCAGCAGCAACCGATTGTTAGAAAGCTGACTCGACTAGCTGAGGACTAACGGAAGCTCCCCAACTCTCGGACAGTCTCTTGATCGAGGCGTTGGAGCACCTCGATGAGCAACTGAACTGCCTCATCAAAATCCGACCGCTGTATGATGCCGGTATGAGAATGGAGATAGCGCGTGGGTACCGTGATGTTCACAGAAGGGCGGCCTGAGTCGAAGCGCTGGATCTCAGCGCCGTCCTCCCCGTACCCGGTCAGGACATCGGGCTGAAGGGAAATACCAGTTTCGTCGGCAATTCTGAACATGAAGTCACGGAACTTCCTGTTGGGGATCATGGAGCTATCCAGCAGGAACATTCCTGGCCCACCTCCGAGTCGCTCCTGAGCTTGGGTCGGGCCGATTCCCGGGAAGTCAGCCGCGACCCCGGCCTCAATCGAAATTCCGATTTCTGGCTCAGCGAGTGCGACGGCAGTTTGAGCCCCCCGCAACCCGATCTCCTCCTGCGTGGTGGCCACCCAGACGACCTCCGAAGGGACTTGGATTCCTTCATCCCGGATCCGTCTAGCTGCAACCAGCATCACTGCGAGGCCCACGCGGTCGTCCCACGCCTTCGCCGCGTAACGCTCGTTGGCCAGTACGGCGAAGTCACTGAGCGGAGCGATACCGTCTCCTGGCCTCACCCCCATCGCCTCGACTTCGTCTCTCGACGTCGCTCCCACATCCAGGAAAATCTCCTCCAACGCCCATACGCGCTCACGTTGAGCGGCTGGCGTGACGTGGACGGTCCGAATCCCGCTGATCCCCATCACTGGACCATCACTCCCCAGTATGGTCCACCGCTGATCCGGAAGGGCCTGTCTGAGCCAGCCACCGAGAGCCTTCACCCGGATAAATCCATCTGGCGTGATGTACTGCACCATGAGCCCGACTTCGTCGAGATGCGCCGTGACCATGACCACAGGACCACCCGCCCCACCCGGGACCGTGGCGAGCACGGACCCTAGACCGTCAAACCGAATATCAGCGCCCAGGTCCTCAAACTCCCGGACAACAATCTCTCTAACGGATTCTTCAAAGGCTGACGGACCCGGTGCCTCTGTCAGCGTCCGCATCAGCTCGGCACTCGCATCGAGCGTCTGGCTGGAGGCGGGGGCCGCCAAGAGCGAAGCTGCAAGCACAAACATCCAAGATCGATTCATCTGAGTTCCTCGGGGTAGCTCAACGTAGCAGCAGCCTTGTACCCTCTCGCGACTCTGCTGCGCGGCAACGCTAGTTGACTGCGCGCAAACGCACGCGACCCGACAGTAACCCGTGTCAGTCGCAACCGCTTGTTAGGCATCCGCTCCGCACCACGGACGGCTCCTTTAAAAGAAATGTGCTCTCGGCCATCTGGTCGACGGCGAACAGGGCCACGGCCCCGACCACTTGACTGGACAATGGCCCACGCCAATGATGCGCCCGCTGTCGAATGTCTCCGAACTATTCCCACCTGCACGAGAAGAGCGCCATGCAGAAACGAGAGATCAACCCGACCGACTGGCTACAGGGATTCAACATCAACCACGGCATCGAGGTCACCGGTGGGCAGCGTGTGCTCTACCTATCGGGCCAGACCTCAAACACGGCCGATGGCGCTCCGGTGCACGCCGGTGATCTCGTCGCTCAATTTGAGCTGGCCTGGTCAAACCTCAAGGACGCGCTCGCGGCCGCCGACATGACGCCCTCGAACATTGTCCGTCTCAACATCTACACCACCGATGTCGACGCGTTTATGGCAGCCGCCGGCGAGCTTGTACCGATCTACGCCGAGGACGGATGCAAGCCGGCGTGCACGCTTCTCGGTGTCAGCCGGTTGTTCGAACCGGAGCTCATGATCGAGCTGGAAGCCACCGCCGTGGCATGACGCTTCGGCAGGAGCTCGATGCCACGACTGGCCCGTGCGTCTCGTCGGGCCTGAGTTGAAAAGCACCGCGTTCATAGCGCCAGGATGACAAGGACAATCTCGTCGTCGTCGCGCGGTGGGAAACGAAGGCCGCGTTCGAGAACTACCTGGGATGGCGTCAAGAGACCGGCATACTCGATCAGTTGGTTGCCGCGTGCTCGGGACCACCGAGCATCCGATATTACGACATTACCGACGCTTAGGCGCATCTCCGCTGGCCTGTTCCGGCAAATAGGTCAGTCCACGGTCAGGCGACCGCAGCCGACCTATTTTAGGATGTGAGAAGCTGCTTAACGACTGCGGAAATCTGCTGCGCGACTACAATGCTTCCCACGGATCGCGAGGTGCAAGCCGAGTGACCCGGAACCCTCTACGCTTTCCCGCGACAGCAGCAATCTCTTGTTCGGCGGCACTCCGGTCGCTTGCACTCCGCCATAACGTCTGAGACCTTCGCGTCGCGACAAGATCACTTGACTCTACGAGAGGGCGCGCGGTGGGACAGCCATTCAAGCAAGTGCCTTGGGCGCGCGTCTTCGTGGAGGGCGCGG
Coding sequences within it:
- a CDS encoding ATP-binding protein; this encodes MLESIMAAPISGSIANRLRLLALAVAFPPLLLLGVAGFDQYYSTLEAARRSALGITDAVSVTVTNFFEVLAEQLSADAFALSTYYLSGSDLESCSTDLEQIQLKYAYASGLAVVDSQGDVLCDYPAGSLPARVTPLSQMGPTPVEGRLQTGPVSQLVTGGSWLLPVAVPLLETVTREGLTLQVWLNLDAVSERLLPEAEYLSLVTVASPNSVVVFRSQDRERIGSHVPVQNRRGTVEIQPGRSVTAGPDLTGTQRYWGQVSTPTGWSVYTGITQYQAFGALAERGYVAFFLSLLIVLIVVVATAMGYRRLTQMLEREVRLVEADVGDWAELQEKRNIPSELAPLMKVLGGMVQAKDVARLVEVRGRERFEQILASVEFGVAVTSLDGKLVYANEYTRSLFHLGDADVLDVEDFYHDASERAEVLKEIELTGRVRPRDLEMSRPDGVQVQLRMSGVIMPVDGEGPCMHSVLMDVTGWRRAEEALRQSQKMEAIGHLAGGIAHDFNNVLMTVLGNAEILKESFEPGSPHQAQVKLILDAADGARSVTRRLLRFSRPSAGDVSRSDVVQVVRNTTDMMRSGLPSHIQIVLDLSAEPCYADLDPREFAQALVNLILNARDAMEERGEINIFCGVEPSEVDPSRTEVVVRVTDEGVGIDSENLKQVFDPFFTTKPLGEGTGLGLSSVYTLLQQAGGTVDITSEVGRGTTVIARVPESAGGLVSDTPGRLAPNPDSPAVIVVVDDTAMVLKSVSSMLTRSGYEVHAAGSADAAVEIFRSLNYEVDLLLTDVVMPGMDGWELASVIGEAAPHIPVLFMSGFVQDPTMSAQFLEKPGLVIEKPFVRETLLDRVTSLITEARSARD
- a CDS encoding proline iminopeptidase-family hydrolase translates to MKHRRKFAACGTFLAVALYSAGCGPPAGLPDDGFVDVTGGRIAFRVMGDGAGVPVLVIHGGPGSSSCIYPSTLTGMAEERPVIMYDQLGTGHSERITDLERYAVLPRFVEEVTALRAELGLEELHILGHSWGATVALEYLLTASPTGVLSVTLVGPLVGTDRWLRDANDLVAELSVEAQAAVRAAVDSGDFATAAFEAANTEFMGQFGIRNPDAYAGIQECALRPPGDSGLYEYMWGPSEFVSTGTLRDYDRIDRLPELTLPVLFLVGEYDEARPETVREFQAMVPGSIVRVIPDAGHVSNVDQPELFNAAVNEFLAGVERR
- a CDS encoding S9 family peptidase, whose product is MTCKVVSAALLGVIFSSPLLAQDLRPIEPTDMFLTRSVGAPVVSPEGDWIAYTVSRTSLEEERAFTRIFMSPSTGGEAVGLTAPGKSAGSPGWSPDGRYFSFTASRDEGETQVWALDRRGGEGFPLTDVSQGISGYRWSPDGTRLLLTVRDKEDEKEDEKANAPQEPWVIDRLQFKRDNTGYLTGNRHTHLYVYDLETKTLRQLTTGPWDESLGVWSPDGTQIAFTSNRTDEPDANENSDVWTVSADLSEPTDSPTRVTTNLGSDGSPAWSPDGRWLTYTTGVRPDLIWYATTHLAVISSNGGEARLLTTALDRNVSQPRFSANGEWIWFRLEDSGENHIARIRPDGSGLERPISGPLSAGAFDWAGETFAASVSYLDRPGEIYRAATLGSGDWISGTAPGETAALDPVTTHNSDFLSTVRIAETRTIQFQSADGTEVEGFVTFPPDFAEGRRYPTLLRIHGGPVSQYSHAFQFESQLFASKGYLVVRVNPRGSSGYGQDFSAQLWANWGTPDFQDVMAGVDHVISEGWADPDRLGVGGWSYGGILTNYVITQTDRFQGAITGASEVLYISNYGHDHYQRQWEAELGLPWEDDNRDNWERLSPFNRVEDIETPTLVMGGEDDWNVPILNSEQLYQALRRRGIETQLVVYPGQSHGIRVPSYQVDRYERYLAWYDTHVRGAGRPISD
- a CDS encoding S9 family peptidase → MSQRMQPFAAAVLAIALVLAAPSFASAQADGIRTISLEMYLDLESASDPQISPDGSQVVYTRGWVDKMNDRRESSVWIMNADGSRARFLVDGSGPIWSPDGTRIAYTSEGEPEGSQIFVRWMDDEGASSQITRLQKAPGGIRWAPDGNTLSFTMTMDGEEAWSVSPPGRPEGSNWTEPPKVVTRADYRQDRVGFVDEGWRHIFVVPAEGGTARQLTDGYWNHSTGEWTPDGAELVFSSLRTEDSELSWRQSEVYAVNVANGTIRQLTTRNGQDSGPIPSPTGDLIAYRGADFHTDTYRNSGVYVMNMDGSNPRLISGDFDRSINGMQWAHDGSGLYLTVSAEGDRNIHFVSTGGGVTALSSGNHMFALSSFTADGRAVGTLTSPQLPSDIVSFSLSDPNRRTQLTHVNDDVFAGVTFGDVEEIKYESVDGFEIEGWIVKPPDFDPSRKYPMMLSIHGGPHGMYNVGFNFAWQEHAANGYVVLYTNPRGSSGYGSAFGNSIKNAYPGKDYDDLMNGVDLVIDRGYIDDENMFVYGCSGGGVLTSWVVGHTDRFAAASANCPVINWLSFVGTTDGIGWYRNFENLPWDDPSEHLRRSPLMYVGNVTTPTMLMTGVNDLRTPMPQTEEYFAALKVMGVETAMVRFNNEWHGTSSTPSNFLRTQLFLREWFAKHSRGRGITQD